The following coding sequences lie in one Lolium perenne isolate Kyuss_39 chromosome 2, Kyuss_2.0, whole genome shotgun sequence genomic window:
- the LOC139835648 gene encoding uncharacterized protein, with the protein MRTAKPNPALPQPQDYGNAKAAKEDYCDMVKSRHPEVDDPLSIPVDEESLVLSGHGRPHGRFPWMNKAVKPTHSTSYTRLKHTLTADSPQPRPRPARPPAYDPDFEAAFEACNEAYQQAAAQWNRQNTAYMTYISEMMISMSTGTPPPARVTVAGDMPIMPSRAAFAATYYGSTPEGTGWSGNQASPGGREVTPVHEGGRSPGRSAGAFPPYAEGNAVGIGPWHDHMVEPMPRALPSAYGLTWQPRPRVPRVHCMGHADAEGPAVGVDAERGSLASVHVAPRPPDGVATPRGKPSASGSPPLTATARRGQTPTATTPRFVFPVLCLPTINDRWVHKQLAHTYSLAMFTNQICVQGDPEIDGVRPEFRWRHGQSVHRSTSQIQI; encoded by the exons atgcggacggcgaagcccaatcccgcattgcctcagccacaagactacggcaatgccaaggccgccaaggaggactactgcgacatggtcaagtctcgtcaccccgaggtggatgaccccttgagcattccggtcgacgaggagtcgttggtcctgtcggggcacgggcgtccgcatggccgtttcccttggatgaataaggcggtcaagcctacccactccacgagctacacgcgcctcaagcataccctcaccgccgacagcccccagcctcgtccacggcctgctcgtccacccgcctacgat cctgacttcgaggcggccttcgaagcctgcaatgaagcgtatcagcaggccgctgcccagtggaataGGCAGAATACGGCCTATATGACGTATATATCA gaaatgatgatctctatgtctactggtacaccgccaccggctcgagttaccgtggcgggggacatgcctatcatgccatcgagggcagctttcgctgcgacttactacggatccacaccggag ggaacgggatggtccgggaaccaggcatcgccgggtgggcgcgaggtcacaccggttcatgaaggtggtcggtctcctgggcgttctgctggtgcctttcc GCCATACGCCGAgggcaatgccgtcggcatagggCCCTGGCATGACCATATGGTCGAGCCTATGCCGAGGGCCTTGCCGTCGGCGTATGGCCTCACCTGGCAGCCGCGCCCGCGTGTGCCGCGTGTCCACTGCATGGGCCATGCAGACGCCGAGGGCccggccgtcggcgtagacgCCGAACGTGGCAGCCTCGCGTCTGTCCACGTCGCCCCACGGCCCCCAGAtggcgtggctacgccgaggggaAAGCCGTCGGCGTCTGGATCACCTCCGTTAACGGCGACGGCGCGCCGTGGCCAGACGCCGACGGCAACGACGCCGAGG TTTGTTTTTCCGGTGCTGTGCCTACCGACGATCAACGACCGATGGGTTCACAAGCAACTTGCCCATACATACAGTCTGGCCATGTTCACCAACCAAATTTGTGTGCAAGGTGACCCTGAAATTGATGGAGTTAGGCCAGAGTTCAG ATGGAGGCATGGCCAGTCTGTCCATCGATCCACATCGCAGATCCAGATTTAG
- the LOC127333885 gene encoding uncharacterized protein isoform X1 — protein METSVSPPGTSKQAAARRPCPGSSLKDLCLVSKQGSIAEVESALVLLKKSGASIDGRNAFGLSALHLATWRNHLPIVRRLLDAGADPDARDGESGWSSLHRALHFGHLCIAGVLLQFGASLNLEDSKGRTPIDLLSGPVSQANGDSPDSVTTEVFSWGSGTNYQLGTGNAHIQKLPCKVDALHGSYIKTVAASKFHSVALSSDGELYTWGFGRGGRLGHPDIQSGQTTAVITPRQVTVGLGRKQVNVVAAAKHHTVIATESGELFTWGSNREGQLGYPSVDTQPTPRRVSSLKQRIIAVAAANKHSAAVADTGEVFTWGSNKEGQLGYGTSNSASNCIPRMVEYLKGKVLKGVSAAKYHTLVLGADGEVFTWGHRLVTPRRVVIARCLKKGGNTNVKFHRMERLQVISVAAGVMHSTALTVDGALFYWNSSDPDLRCRQIFSMCGRNVVSISAGKYWTALATSTGDVFMCDAKKRKEETPMFTRVNGVKRASSVCVGETHMLVLSSIYHPEYPPKPKIQDKKSSIEWSGMMEELDEDILFNDVQPEIDPAGNNCAMSKGIPSLKSLCEKVAIQYIMEPKNAIQLLEVADSLEAKELKKHCEDTAIRNLDYIFTVAAPSIMNASPEILASLERLLDEKSSEPWSHRRLPTVTATYPAVIDSDAEGDGSGGSPRLRDSQKPALKSYGMPSYGNFLQKESNAEQAVSKQIRALRKKLQQIEMLEAKQLDGHNLDDQQLAKLESRAALESELAELGFPSEAFSRPSVTNKKQEGSKKQKKCKQAAQSDTSSIKGEEKEQNHIKELSEFLPAQGSSEKEARVTGPIKPSEDVTFSNTKAISCPLGNKASRPTSSKKKNKKGGLSLFLSGALDDTPKPSLPTPVVLVTPKQEGPAWGGAKITKGPASLRDIQSEQKSRTPDLMTSKPKDRHEDSPDSAGRMRLSSFMPDACSSPISFTSARTVPAHEGDKSTPPWSSSATSPNISRPSLRDIQMQQEKRQHGIVSHSPKTRTSGFAIPSQGAVAEIGGIRDNIPNRWFKPESDATSSIRSIQIEEQAMKDFKRFYTSVRIMKPQV, from the exons ATGGAGACTTCCGTATCTCCGCCAGGCACATCAAAGCAAGCTGCTGCTCGTAGACCTTGTCCTGGAAGCTCTCTGAAGGATCTATGCCTTGTTTCAAAACAAGGTTCAATAGCTGAAGTGGAATCTGCTTTGGTCTTGTTGAAAAAGAGTGGTGCAAGCATTGACGGTAGAAATGCATTTGGCCTTAGTGCCCTCCACCTTGCAACATGGAGAAATCACCTTCCAATTGTCAGGCGGCTCCTAGACGCTGGTGCTGATCCAGATGCAAGG GATGGGGAATCTGGCTGGAGCAGCCTCCACAGAGCACTTCATTTTGGCCACTTGTGTATTGCTGGTGTTCTTCTGCAGTTTGGTGCATCCCTCAACTTGGAAGACAGCAAGGGCCGTACACCTATTGATCTTCTCTCTGGCCCTGTATCACAGGCCAATGGGGATTCTCCCGATTCTG TTACAACTGAAGTCTTCAGTTGGGGAAGCGGAACAAACTATCAACTGGGAACTGGCAATGCCCACATACAGAAACTACCATGCAAAGTAGACGCCTTGCATGGGTCATACATCAAAACAGTTGCTGCATCTAAGTTCCATAGTGTAGCACTTAGTTCTGATGGTGAATTGTACACATGGGGGTTTGGTCGAGGTGGTCGTCTTGGTCATCCAGATATTCAGAG TGGCCAGACTACAGCTGTGATTACCCCTCGCCAAGTGACAGTAGGATTAGGCCGTAAACAAGTCAATGTTGTGGCTGCAGCCAAACATCATACGGTGATTGCTACAGAGTCTGGGGAACTGTTTACCTGGGGATCAAACAGAG AGGGTCAGCTTGGTTACCCTTCTGTTGACACCCAACCAACACCAAGGCGTGTTAGTTCGCTCAAACAAAGGATAATTGCTGTAGCTGCTGCAAACAAGCACTCAGCAGCGGTTGCTGACACTGGTGAAGTGTTTACATGGGGTTCCAATAAGGAGGGTCAGCTAGGCTATGGCACTTCAAACTCAGCATCCAATTGCATTCCAAGGATGGTAGAGTATTTGAAAGGAAAAGTACTGAAAGGTGTATCTGCAGCAAAATACCACACGCTAGTTTTAGGGGCTGATGGTGAG GTGTTCACTTGGGGCCATCGCCTCGTGACTCCTCGCCGTGTTGTAATAGCTAGATGTCTTAAGAAGGGTGGGAATACAAACGTGAAGTTTCATCGTATGGAGCGACTTCAGGTGATATCAGTGGCTGCTGGAGTGATGCACAGTACTGCTCTAACAGTGGATGGTGCTCTTTTCTACTGGAATTCGTCAGATCCTGATTTAAGATGCCGACAG ATATTCTCAATGTGTGGAAGGAATGTTGTGAGCATCTCGGCTGGAAAGTACTGGACTGCACTGGCTACATCAACTGGTGATGTTTTCATGTGTGATGCAAAGAAACGTAAGGAGGAAACTCCAATGTTTACTCGAGTGAATGGTGTTAAGCGAGCATCGTCAGTTTGtgttggtgaaacacacatgcttgTGCTTTCTAGTATTTACCATCCTGAGTATCCGCCCAAACCCAAAATCCAAGATAAAAAGTCCTCGATAGAATGGAGTGGTATGATGGAAGAGTTGGATGAAGACATACTTTTTAATGATGTCCAGCCTGAAATTGATCCAGCTGGAAACAACTGTGCAATGAGCAAAGGCATACCTAGTCTGAAAAGCCTCTGTGAGAAAGTTGCAATTCAGTATATAATGGAGCCAAAGAATGCTATACAACTTCTTGAAGTTGCTGATTCCCTGGAAGCCAAGGAGCTCAAGAAGCACTGCGAG GATACAGCTATTCGCAACCTTGATTACATTTTCACAGTAGCAGCTCCTTCAATTATGAATGCCTCTCCTGAAATTCTTGCGAGCTTGGAGAGGTTGCTGGATGAAAAATCCTCAGAGCCCTGGAGTCACCGCCGTCTTCCCACAGTGACAGCTACTTATCCTGCTGTCATTGACAGTGATGCAGAGGGAGATGGCAGTGGAGGATCCCCTCGGCTCAGGGACAGTCAGAAACCTGCATTGAAGTCATATGGAATGCCAAGTTATGGTAACTTCCTTCAGAAAGAAAGCAATGCTGAACAAGCTGTCTCCAAGCAAATCAGGGCACTTCGCAAGAAACTGCAGCAGATTGAAATGCTTGAGGCTAAACAACTGGATGGTCATAATCTTGACGATCAACAGCTAGCAAAGCTAGAATCTAGAGCTGCCCTTGAAAGTGAGCTTGCAGAGCTTGGCTTTCCATCGGAAGCATTCTCAAGACCTTCAGTGACAAACAAGAAACAGGAGGGATCTAAGAAACAAAAGAAATGCAAGCAGGCAGCACAATCTGATACCTCTTCTATAAAAGGTGAGGAAAAGGAGCAAAACCACATTAAGGAGCTTTCAGAATTCTTGCCAGCCCAGGGCTCTTCAGAAAAG GAAGCGCGTGTTACTGGTCCAATCAAGCCATCAGAGGATGTCACTTTCAGTAACACAAAAGCCATCTCTTGTCCATTAGGGAACAAAGCTTCCCGGCCAACTTCTTcaaagaagaagaataagaaaGGTGGTTTGTCGTTGTTTCTGAGTGGTGCTCTTGATGACACCCCAAAACCAAGCCTGCCTACTCCTGTTGTGCTTGTCACGCCAAAGCAAGAAGGGCCTGCCTGGGGTGGGGCTAAGATAACAAAGGGACCTGCTTCCCTTCGGGATATTCAAAGTGAGCAGAAGTCGAGAACGCCCGATCTCATGACAAGCAAACCAAAAGATCGCCATGAGGATTCACCTGATAGTGCTGGGCGTATGCGACTTTCTTCGTTCATGCCAGATGCGTGTTCAAGTCCAATATCTTTTACGTCTGCTCGCACAGTTCCTGCTCATGAAGGGGACAAGAGCACACCACCCTGGTCATCTTCAGCTACCTCGCCAAACATATCACGGCCTTCACTCAGGGACATACAGATGCAGCAG GAGAAACGGCAGCATGGCATCGTCTCCCACAGTCCGAAAACCCGTACATCAGGCTTTGCGATACCATCCCAGGGTGCAGTAGCAGAGATTGGTGGCATCAGGGATAACATCCCCAATCGCTGGTTCAAGCCAGAGAGCGACGCCACATCGTCCATCCGGTCGATCCAGATCGAGGAGCAAGCGATGAAGGACT
- the LOC127333885 gene encoding uncharacterized protein isoform X2 has product MGVWSRWSSWSSRYSELLFCCSGQTTAVITPRQVTVGLGRKQVNVVAAAKHHTVIATESGELFTWGSNREGQLGYPSVDTQPTPRRVSSLKQRIIAVAAANKHSAAVADTGEVFTWGSNKEGQLGYGTSNSASNCIPRMVEYLKGKVLKGVSAAKYHTLVLGADGEVFTWGHRLVTPRRVVIARCLKKGGNTNVKFHRMERLQVISVAAGVMHSTALTVDGALFYWNSSDPDLRCRQIFSMCGRNVVSISAGKYWTALATSTGDVFMCDAKKRKEETPMFTRVNGVKRASSVCVGETHMLVLSSIYHPEYPPKPKIQDKKSSIEWSGMMEELDEDILFNDVQPEIDPAGNNCAMSKGIPSLKSLCEKVAIQYIMEPKNAIQLLEVADSLEAKELKKHCEDTAIRNLDYIFTVAAPSIMNASPEILASLERLLDEKSSEPWSHRRLPTVTATYPAVIDSDAEGDGSGGSPRLRDSQKPALKSYGMPSYGNFLQKESNAEQAVSKQIRALRKKLQQIEMLEAKQLDGHNLDDQQLAKLESRAALESELAELGFPSEAFSRPSVTNKKQEGSKKQKKCKQAAQSDTSSIKGEEKEQNHIKELSEFLPAQGSSEKEARVTGPIKPSEDVTFSNTKAISCPLGNKASRPTSSKKKNKKGGLSLFLSGALDDTPKPSLPTPVVLVTPKQEGPAWGGAKITKGPASLRDIQSEQKSRTPDLMTSKPKDRHEDSPDSAGRMRLSSFMPDACSSPISFTSARTVPAHEGDKSTPPWSSSATSPNISRPSLRDIQMQQEKRQHGIVSHSPKTRTSGFAIPSQGAVAEIGGIRDNIPNRWFKPESDATSSIRSIQIEEQAMKDFKRFYTSVRIMKPQV; this is encoded by the exons ATGGGGGTTTGGTCGAGGTGGTCGTCTTGGTCATCCAGATATTCAGAG CTATTGTTTTGTTGCAGTGGCCAGACTACAGCTGTGATTACCCCTCGCCAAGTGACAGTAGGATTAGGCCGTAAACAAGTCAATGTTGTGGCTGCAGCCAAACATCATACGGTGATTGCTACAGAGTCTGGGGAACTGTTTACCTGGGGATCAAACAGAG AGGGTCAGCTTGGTTACCCTTCTGTTGACACCCAACCAACACCAAGGCGTGTTAGTTCGCTCAAACAAAGGATAATTGCTGTAGCTGCTGCAAACAAGCACTCAGCAGCGGTTGCTGACACTGGTGAAGTGTTTACATGGGGTTCCAATAAGGAGGGTCAGCTAGGCTATGGCACTTCAAACTCAGCATCCAATTGCATTCCAAGGATGGTAGAGTATTTGAAAGGAAAAGTACTGAAAGGTGTATCTGCAGCAAAATACCACACGCTAGTTTTAGGGGCTGATGGTGAG GTGTTCACTTGGGGCCATCGCCTCGTGACTCCTCGCCGTGTTGTAATAGCTAGATGTCTTAAGAAGGGTGGGAATACAAACGTGAAGTTTCATCGTATGGAGCGACTTCAGGTGATATCAGTGGCTGCTGGAGTGATGCACAGTACTGCTCTAACAGTGGATGGTGCTCTTTTCTACTGGAATTCGTCAGATCCTGATTTAAGATGCCGACAG ATATTCTCAATGTGTGGAAGGAATGTTGTGAGCATCTCGGCTGGAAAGTACTGGACTGCACTGGCTACATCAACTGGTGATGTTTTCATGTGTGATGCAAAGAAACGTAAGGAGGAAACTCCAATGTTTACTCGAGTGAATGGTGTTAAGCGAGCATCGTCAGTTTGtgttggtgaaacacacatgcttgTGCTTTCTAGTATTTACCATCCTGAGTATCCGCCCAAACCCAAAATCCAAGATAAAAAGTCCTCGATAGAATGGAGTGGTATGATGGAAGAGTTGGATGAAGACATACTTTTTAATGATGTCCAGCCTGAAATTGATCCAGCTGGAAACAACTGTGCAATGAGCAAAGGCATACCTAGTCTGAAAAGCCTCTGTGAGAAAGTTGCAATTCAGTATATAATGGAGCCAAAGAATGCTATACAACTTCTTGAAGTTGCTGATTCCCTGGAAGCCAAGGAGCTCAAGAAGCACTGCGAG GATACAGCTATTCGCAACCTTGATTACATTTTCACAGTAGCAGCTCCTTCAATTATGAATGCCTCTCCTGAAATTCTTGCGAGCTTGGAGAGGTTGCTGGATGAAAAATCCTCAGAGCCCTGGAGTCACCGCCGTCTTCCCACAGTGACAGCTACTTATCCTGCTGTCATTGACAGTGATGCAGAGGGAGATGGCAGTGGAGGATCCCCTCGGCTCAGGGACAGTCAGAAACCTGCATTGAAGTCATATGGAATGCCAAGTTATGGTAACTTCCTTCAGAAAGAAAGCAATGCTGAACAAGCTGTCTCCAAGCAAATCAGGGCACTTCGCAAGAAACTGCAGCAGATTGAAATGCTTGAGGCTAAACAACTGGATGGTCATAATCTTGACGATCAACAGCTAGCAAAGCTAGAATCTAGAGCTGCCCTTGAAAGTGAGCTTGCAGAGCTTGGCTTTCCATCGGAAGCATTCTCAAGACCTTCAGTGACAAACAAGAAACAGGAGGGATCTAAGAAACAAAAGAAATGCAAGCAGGCAGCACAATCTGATACCTCTTCTATAAAAGGTGAGGAAAAGGAGCAAAACCACATTAAGGAGCTTTCAGAATTCTTGCCAGCCCAGGGCTCTTCAGAAAAG GAAGCGCGTGTTACTGGTCCAATCAAGCCATCAGAGGATGTCACTTTCAGTAACACAAAAGCCATCTCTTGTCCATTAGGGAACAAAGCTTCCCGGCCAACTTCTTcaaagaagaagaataagaaaGGTGGTTTGTCGTTGTTTCTGAGTGGTGCTCTTGATGACACCCCAAAACCAAGCCTGCCTACTCCTGTTGTGCTTGTCACGCCAAAGCAAGAAGGGCCTGCCTGGGGTGGGGCTAAGATAACAAAGGGACCTGCTTCCCTTCGGGATATTCAAAGTGAGCAGAAGTCGAGAACGCCCGATCTCATGACAAGCAAACCAAAAGATCGCCATGAGGATTCACCTGATAGTGCTGGGCGTATGCGACTTTCTTCGTTCATGCCAGATGCGTGTTCAAGTCCAATATCTTTTACGTCTGCTCGCACAGTTCCTGCTCATGAAGGGGACAAGAGCACACCACCCTGGTCATCTTCAGCTACCTCGCCAAACATATCACGGCCTTCACTCAGGGACATACAGATGCAGCAG GAGAAACGGCAGCATGGCATCGTCTCCCACAGTCCGAAAACCCGTACATCAGGCTTTGCGATACCATCCCAGGGTGCAGTAGCAGAGATTGGTGGCATCAGGGATAACATCCCCAATCGCTGGTTCAAGCCAGAGAGCGACGCCACATCGTCCATCCGGTCGATCCAGATCGAGGAGCAAGCGATGAAGGACT